The Novosphingobium aromaticivorans DSM 12444 genome segment CTGCGCCTGCCCGCGCAGCCGGTCGAGGCGGGCATCGCCTTGTCGGTGCTGGTATCGGCCATCCATGCCGCGCGTCCGGTCTTTCCGGGACGCGAGGCGCTCGTCGCCGGGCTGTTCGGGCTGGTCCATGGCCTCGCCTTCGCGACGCTGGTCGGCAATTTCGGGCTTGGCGCGGCAACGCGCGCCACGGCGATCCTCGGCTTCAACCTGGGGATCGAGGCGGTCCAGCTTGCGGTCGTGGTGGTTGCGACGCCCGTGCTGCTCGTCCTTGCGCGATCGCGGTGGGGAGCAAAGGCCCGCGTGGCGCTGGCAGCGCTGACCGGGGTCGCCGCCCTGTTCTGGCTGGCGGAGCGTCTGGGGCTTTCCTGAACTGGACAAGCAAACGCCCGGCCTTCTAGGACGGATCGATGGAACCGGACGGCGAACTTTCGGCGCTGACGCAGGGCGCCAACTCTGTACTGGGGTCGCCGCTGCGCCTGCTGACGGGCACGCTGATCTACGAACTGGCAGTCTATGTCGTGTCCACCTGCGGTTTCATGTTCGCAGGCTGGCCGCTGGGCGATGCGTCCTACATGGTGCTGCTGACGATCTTCTCGGTCGGCTATGGCGAGATCCGCCCGGTTGACACCCTCTTCCTGCGCTGGTGGACGAGCGGGACGATCGTCCTGGGCTGTACCGGGCTGATCGTGCTGACCGGCGCGCTGGTGCAGGTCTTCACCCTGTTTCAATTCCGACGCCTGCTGGGGCTGGACCGTATGATGACCGAAATCGAGAAGCTGGATGGCCACGTAATCATCTGCGGCTATGGCCGGATCGGCGTGCAGCTCGCCCGGGCGATGACCGAGGCGCGGCGGCCGTTCCTGATCCTGGAACGAGACCACGCCAAGGCCGACGAGGCCAAGACGCAAGGCTTCCTGTGCATGGTCGGCGAGGCCACGCACGAGGAGACGCTGAAAGCGGCGGGGATCGCGCGGGCCAAGGTGCTGGCGACGGTGCTGCCCGACGACGCGGCCAACGTGTTCATCACGCTCTCGGCGCGCAATCTCAACCCCGGCATCGAGATCATCGCGCGCGGCGAAGCGCCGACCACCGAGAACAAGCTGTTCCACGCGGGCGCCGACAAGGTGGTCATGCCCACGCACATCGGCGCCGAACGGATCGTCGAGATGATCCTCTACCCGGCAACCGGCGAAGCGCTGGCGCAGATCGGCGCAGTGAAGCGCAACCTCCACGACTTCGGCCTCGACCTCGAGGTCGTGGAACTCCTGCCCGACGGTGCGCTGACCGGAGAGACGGTGGGAGAGGCCGAGCGGCGCGGCGATGGCGCGTTCTTTGTCGTGCAGATCGACCGAACCAACGGTCAGTCCATCGAACACCCCGGCGAGGATGTGACGCTGGAGGCGGGCGACAAGGTCATGCTGGTGGTGCGCGGCAGCAGATTGTCCGCCGGCGCGGTGTTCAGCGCGACAAGGAAGCCGGTCAAGCGCGGGCGGGCCTTTTCGGGATAGCGCCGCGCCATCCGCCCGTGTCCCGCCTTCGCTCGACACGGACGGATGTGGCAGGCGTCCTCAGCCGTGGGCGCCGAAGTAGTTGGCGATGGCCACCGCGATGCGGATGTTGAGGGCGTGGGCCCGTTCGATCGGGTCGATGAAACGGGCGCGGATGGCGCCGTAATCCTCGCCGCGATGGTCCGGGTAGTCGGTCTCCTCGTCCACCGCGAAATCGGTGATCTCGGGCTCTATCACCGGATAGGCGCGGCGAAGCTGGGCCAGCGCATCGTCGACCCGCAGCGACAGCACCATCTCGAGCACGTCCTCGCGGCTGACGTCGTTGGACCGCGCGAAGGGCGGGACCTGCACCGCGCGGATGAACATGTGCATCAGCAGGGATAGGCGCAGAGACTGGAGCAGGCCGATATTGCGGCGATCCGCATCCTGCGCCGGATCGCGCCCAGCCTTCTGGCCGGGGACGAGCGAGAGCAGGCGGTGAAGCTTCATCCAGTCGACCCGCAGCCGCGAGGTCAGGCGGCGGAACACGCCCGAGCGGTCGTCCTTGGTCAGGTATTCGGCAAGCGCGAGGCAGGCGTTTTCAAGCGCCGTCTCGGTGCCGCGATAGGGCCGGCTGGCCCAATAGGCCGAATTGAACAGCTCTCCATGCGCGGCCACGGTCTTGATCGAGGCAATGCCGTTGGCGGCGCGCAGCAAGCGGACGAGCTGGTTGCCGCGCTCCGACCGGCCGAGCAGTTCAGCGATGGATTCCATCTCCTTGCCCGCCGCCGTCCCCGCGCCCGCGATCACGTTCACGGGATAGCCGATCTGCTGGAGAATGGCGTTGTGAGGGATCGCGCGGATCTGTCGCAGGCTCATCGTGCGGTCGGCGCCAATGTCGGATTGGCGGCGTGAGACGCGGCTGCCGGTAGTCTTGAGCAGGCCGAGCCCGAACGCCGTCAACGCGCGCGAATACGTGGCGCTTTCGAGGTGTTCGCGCTGAACGCGGCGGATCGACCGGTAGAAGTCCAGGCTGAGGTCGGTGCGGTCGTAGAACGGGTCTTTC includes the following:
- a CDS encoding potassium channel family protein; this encodes MEPDGELSALTQGANSVLGSPLRLLTGTLIYELAVYVVSTCGFMFAGWPLGDASYMVLLTIFSVGYGEIRPVDTLFLRWWTSGTIVLGCTGLIVLTGALVQVFTLFQFRRLLGLDRMMTEIEKLDGHVIICGYGRIGVQLARAMTEARRPFLILERDHAKADEAKTQGFLCMVGEATHEETLKAAGIARAKVLATVLPDDAANVFITLSARNLNPGIEIIARGEAPTTENKLFHAGADKVVMPTHIGAERIVEMILYPATGEALAQIGAVKRNLHDFGLDLEVVELLPDGALTGETVGEAERRGDGAFFVVQIDRTNGQSIEHPGEDVTLEAGDKVMLVVRGSRLSAGAVFSATRKPVKRGRAFSG